The Nitrospira sp. sequence CGGACGCAATAGGGCCTTCATAACACCGCAATCCGTATGGCCGCAGACAATGATGTGCGGCACCTTCAACACCGCCATCGCGTATTCGATTGTCGCAGTCGTACCGCCCTGCATCGACCCATACGGGGGCACAATGTTCCCGGCATTTCTCAAGATAAACAACTCACCCGGGTCCGCCTGTGTCAGAAGTGTGGGGTCGACCCGCGAATCGGAACAGGTAATGAAGAGTGCCCGAGGAGCCTGACTTTGAGACAGACGAGTGAACAGTGCTTTCTTATTTCCGAACACCTCACTGCGAAACTTCAAGAAGCCTTTGACAAGCTTTTCCATGATCGAACCTCATTCTTGTCGCCAACCGATCGCGATAAGTCATCACCACAATGGTCAGAGATGCCAGCCTCCGTTAAGACCGTGATCAGCGCCCAAATTCGCGCTCGCCTTCTCACCGTCGACCCCGCGCAGAACGCACATCAGCGATAGTTATCCAAGGTTCGATGCGACATCGGCAGTACGTGTTCTTCGCTCTCACACGCCTCATCCGGCAAGAATTCAACTCCTCCCGTAACGACGTCGTACATCGCGCCAACGATCGTGAGCCGTTTCGTACTCATCAGACCATCGATCGTTTCACTTCCCTCCCGCAGTTGTTCAACGACTCGCGCAACATTCCGACGGGCAACGACATCGACGAACGCGGCGGTCTCCTCGATGGGTTGCCCAGGCTCAGCCGAGCCTGTCGCTTGGTCGACCGCGTGCTGAAGATTGCTGACGATGTAATCGAAATGTGCGCATCCGATCGCTTCGATCGCCGTTTGCGAGGAACCGAGGAGTTTGACGGCCTCCGTGACGGCACCGCATCGTGTATGCCCCATGACAAGAATCAGTTTCGCTCCGGCTACTGCGCAGCCGTATTCCGCGCTGGCAATCACCGTTCGGCTTGCAATGTTGCCGGCGATACGGACACTGAAGATATCGCCCATACCCAAGTCAAACACTCGCTCTGCCGGCGTCGGAGAATCGATGCAACTGAGGACGACGGCCAACGGATGCTGCGCCTCTGCCGTCGCCCGGACTTGCCGGTTGAAATCCCGCGTCAGCCGCCGCCCGGTACGGGCTCGTTCATGGCCGTCCTTTAGAATTTGCAGAACCTGGAGCGGCGTGATGGTGTCTTGGAGTTCGCGGGTTGAATAATCCACATACTGAATCTGGTCCTCAAAGTTGTATTCATTCCGAAAGCCGACGAGACTGACTTCGACACCGCGAGCAGGCCCCGTTTGTTCCTTGAAATCTCGGATCAAATCCAGGATGTCCGGATCGATGTAGTCGGTGCTCCGCGCGTCAAGCAGAACACGGCCGTTGCGGGGAACTTCATCCAACACTTTTGCAAGGGCGGCGCGATTCAGGAAGCTCACCTGATTCGCCAATTTGATGTGCACCACGTCACCACCCAAATGCTTCTCGACGAAGCGGTGTACCGGCCGGCGCATGTTGCTGTTCAGGATGAAACCGATCGCCACAACAAGCCCGATCACGATCCCAATCAGGAGGTCGGTAAACACAATCGCCACCACCGTGATTGCGAACGGGACAAATTGGTTACGGCCCTCGTTCCACATTTGCTTGATCAAAGCAGGGCTTGCCAGTTTGATACCGGTCATCAGCAAGATGGCCGCCAGGCAAGATAACGGAATAGCGTTCAACCATGTGGGTATGAGAGGAACGCTGATCAACAGCAAGATGCCATGCATAATCCCGGACAGTTTTGTTTTTCCCCCGGCGTTGACGTTGACGGATCCGCGGATGACCACGGACGTGACCGGGAGTCCGCCGACCAGTCCACAAGCCATATTTCCGATACCCTGAGCCAATAGTTCCTGGCTCGGCGGCGAGGTCCGTTGCTGCGAGTCCAGTCGATCGACTGCCTGCAGATTCAGCAAGGTTTCAAGGGAGGCCACGACGGCAAGGGTCATACCCGCGATATAGATCGCGGGATTCCCCCATTGCGAGAAGTCCGGTCGCGGAAGAAGCCCGAAGAGTTCGCCTAAGTCGCTCGCAACCGGTACTTGAACCAAATGACTCGCCTTAATAAGCCAGGGATCGCCGAGTTGCTCGAACCACCACGCCACTCCGATCCCGAAGAGGACCACCGCGACGGGAGCGGGGAAAACTGACTTCTTCAGCGGCTTCCACTTATCCCAGAGCACGAGCAGCGCAATGGATCCAAGCCCGATCATGGCGGAGCCCCACTGAAAATCCCCGAACATACGGAAAAGTTCCGTAAATGTCGTTTCGAGATTCGGTTGAAAGAAGGCCATTTCTCCTTCAGGGTTTGGATCATGGCCGACAAGATGCGGAATTTGCTTCAAGACGATGATTACACCGATCGCGGCCAACAACCCTTTGATCACGCTGGACGGAACGAACGCGGCGATGAATCCTCCCTTGGCCACACCGAGGACAAGTTGGATCATCCCGGCAAGAATCACGGCCATGAGAAAAGCGGAAAATGACCCGAGTGATAGGATTTGGGCGGCAACAACGGCCGTTAAACCGGCGGCCGGTCCGCTCACACTGGTGTGTGATCCGCTGAAAATCCCCACCACGATGCCGCCGATAATCCCGGCCAACAATCCGGACACCAGGGGCGCGCCGGAAGCGAGGGCAATCCCCAGGCATAACGGCAAGGCCACAAAGAACACAACGAGGCCTGCTTTGGCGTCAGCTGCGAGGGTGCTCAACGGTATGCCGTTCATTGCGGATATGGGATCGTCTCTTCTCTTGACCGCATTCGACTTGCAACTCTACCGTTGCCAATATGAGAGCCGGCTCGACATGTATCTCAGTCGGTCCTTTGCGAGTGATTCCCGAGCGATCATCAGAATCGGCTGGACCATCTCGTGTGGAAATGCAACTTCACCAATCGCTTCACAGGCGATTCAAGCGGAGCAACCAGAGTCGGGCAGCCCTTTGCTTGGAGTATATTTCCAAAATGCTCCGGATCGACCTGTTGCTCATTGGAAACGTGCCGCGTAATCCAGCCTGAGAAGAAGCCGGTATGCATCTCAAGCTCCCATGTCCCGAGCGAAGTGCACTCCCGCGAACTAATGGTGAACGTCGTCGGGAGCAAGACGTGCCATATGCCGCGGAGACTCTCGAAGCTGATGTCAGTGACACGGTAAGAACCAGCTGGAAGCTTCATCACGAATTGGCCGTCGATCGGAATATGGGAAATTAGAAAGCGTTTTCCGTGCGCCTCATCTTCGACCCACCATTTCATAATTCCCGGCCACTTCAGACCGGTTGACTGGTCCTTTCCATTCCGAGTCAGATGAATCGTGCCGAATAATAATCCCTGATTCTCATCTGCTATCGAAACCTCCGAAGGCGCTAGCGGCTTGATGACGGTGGTACAGCCAAACAAAAAGCTCGCAGATAGGAGAAGGGCGCTTGCAAGGAAGCCCTGGCGAAGAATTGAATAACTCATTTTAAACCTCCTTTTCCAAGGAAGCCGCGCCGAAGAATTGAATGACTCATTCTATAACCCTCCTTTGAATTTCGGGAATGGGGGGCGGACTTGCGACATCCACCCCCCGGCACATATTGTTGCGCGACAACATGCTCCGCTTTGCAAGTCAGTCAGAATAGTCCAATCCTGACCCCCTGTTTTGAAAGGCCAACTTGCTTCTCATAGCCGAATCAAGCGGAACACCCAATGAAGAACAGTCTCTCGCAGCAAGAGCCTGCTGCAGTTCATCCTGCGAAAGTTCGAGATCCTCAAGGACGTGTCCCGTTATCCACCCCGTGAAAACTTTTGTCTCTCTCTGAAGCTCCCAAATCCCCAATGATGTACATTCTCGTGGCTGGATGTGAAATGTGGTAGGGAGCGCTGCGTGCCATATCCCCATTAGGCTGTCGAAGCTGATACCTTTGACGCGATATGACCCGGCCGGCAGCTTCAGCACAAATGGGCCATCCGTAGGAAGATCGGCGACCACGATGCGTTTTCCCTTTGTTTCTTCCTCCAACGTCCATCTCATACCCTGCGGTGGCTGGATTCCTTCCGTCCGGTCGGTTCCAAACCACGTCAGTCGCATATTTCCGAATAACAAGCCGTGGCTCCCATCCGTCGATACAGTGGCTGAATCCGATAGAGGTGCGACGACCGTCGCGCAACCGGATGCGAGCCCGCCGAGAAAGAGAACGCTCGCTAGAATGAGGCTCTGACGAAAAATTAGGCAGTTCATACAGATCCCTCCCTCTTTGACGCACACATGAAGATTTTCTTTCAGATGCGTTGCGCCGTGTTGCAGCAATCAGACTCAGCATTGCTTGGCGGCCCGATGTGAGCCTCAAGCGGCATGTCTCTTGATGCAATGGCGCCAAGAAGATCGGCTAGACAGCGGGAGGACGAAACACGGATGTCAGTAAGATCGGAAGTTGAAGTATACCACGGTATTCGGTGAGCAGATGCAGGAGACTAGGCCTGACCGGCCTAGGTAATGACGGGAGAACCGAAGAATCTTCAGACACAGACTCCGTCAGGGTGTCGGAAGAGTCAAGCAGACCTAGGAACGTCACCGGCATTCCAAGCATCTGCGTGACCACACAGACACAGAGAATTAAGACTAGACAGACCAGTCCGGACCCAGCGTAAGTGGAATGAAACGTATGTACGCCCATGGTTCTCATTGAAGCAATTTGCTGCCTATGCGGAGTCGATACGGAGGAAAAGGTGCCTCTCCTCCGTATCTCCCGAAAGATCAACGGTTCATCGGCATCATGTAATCATGTGCAGAGCATTTGTCCATTTCTTTCGGAATTCCATCTAGCCCGGCCATGAGCCAATCCGGACTCCTCTGATCGCCTGTTACCATTGAACCCGCTAGACAGGCCGCTGACCAATCCGCCTCCTCGATCTCCACGATTCTCTGATCGCCCGACACCTCCATAACCACACTGTTTTTAACTTGGCCGGTCATGAGATCAGTGTTCGCCAATGCGCTTGATGCGGCAAGCAACCCGATCGCCGCCGTGATGGACAACAATCCTTTCGTCTTCATCGTAATCAGTGTCATGTTTCCCTTCTTTTCCAGAATTGAGCGCGTGGTAACACGCATCAACCGGTTCGTTCAGAATATTCCAGGAGTCCGGCGCGCCACGTTCCGCACAGTAGTCCTCAGCGATGAGGCGGCGAACAAGACGCGCAGAGTCAGTTCGAACGGATGCTAGGCTTGGGGAGGGTGAAAGACCGACGTCACAAAGACAGGTAAATTGATCGAGGCCTGTACATCAGTATGTGGACCCCGCACGTGTGCAGCTCTAGGTCTGGGCACCGTCGGCGGAAAAGAAAAATCTTCAGATACGGACTCCAGAAATACGTCGGACGATGGTGTCATCAGGCTGAATAACGTGACCGGCATCCCGAGCATCTGGGCCAACACACAGATACACAGAAAGAGGACCACACATCCCGAACCCATCATCCGATGCGCAGCTTTCATTGGATTCCCAGTATTCATAGCTTCGAACATCACAATTTCACTATACCGCGACTTCTAGAAGGACGCAAGGTGACGGCATGACTTGCTATGCTCAATGCGGCCATACCGCGTATCCTATTCGCCCAGGCTGTCTTTATTTGTCCACCATCAAAGAGAAGAGTGTCCCTGAATCTCTGGTGAAACAATTCAGGTCATTCGTCGATCAGACCAAGCATAGGCCGCACCAAAACAGAGACCGGCCACCGCCGCCTGGATGAATGCGTCTTCCGCATGAATGGCAATAGACCACCAAAGAATGGCAGCGATGAGACCTGCTGCTCCTCCGAGAAGAATCTTGCCGCCAGCAAGTCTGAGCCAATCCGTGAACACTACCCAAGTGGTCATATACACCGCCCCGGCGGCAATCGCTGCCCAAAGATGCATGAGATCACGTTTAAAAAACCAAACTTGGATCGCTCCCGCGATCGCGCCGAGAATGATGCCTGTAATCGCTTTTTTCACCAACACGGAATAGTGAAACGTGATATCGGCCAATCCATCCCCCACGCTAAAACGTAAAGGTCTGTGCTTCGGTTATCATGAAGATCGGCTTACCGGCTTCAGTCGGGCTGTGCGGCCGGCGGGCAAGTTGTTTGCCTTGTATCGCGCCCGGGTCCTTCAGTGATTTCAATTCGGGCGACGCCTTTGACATTGGCGCAGCGATCGCCAAGCCCCGGTGTCACGAGCCGAAACGGGCCGCCCTTGGCTTCCGGTAAGGCTGTTCCATCCAGTTCATACACCAACACCCCATATTCCTTTGCCTGCTGTAGTGTGAGACAGGCCGAGTACGTCCCGTCCGCTGCATGAAACGCCACGTGATCTGCCCCGATGGACAACGCCGGAATATCCAGCAGCCCGCTCAAACGGATCCCCCGACCCTTCATACCCGGCATGACCGTCGACATATCCACGTGATGCTCGGCCGATAATGAAGCCATCGTCGCATGATCGAAGGATAGCGGCTGCACAACAGCCCCATCGATGGTCACGATGCCGGTACCGGTCCGATCCTTGTCGGTCATCGCTTGGATCATTGCCGTGAGCGCCTCATTCACGGGAACCGGAATGCCGAGCTTGCGCCCTTGCTCCACGATAAATCCGTTCAAATACTCAATCTCCGTCGGTCGCCCCGCTTTCCAATCGTCATACATGGAGGTATGGATGTCGCGAATCTCCTGTGAGGCCTTCACGACCCGTTCAGCCATGTCCGAGGGCAGGGGCACTTTGAGCGTCGCCGCAACGGCCGCCACTTCTCCGACGATCTGCCGGATGACGCCCATCATCTCGGAATGGTCAAGCGCTTTGGCCACTCTGTCGTTCATCAGCACAGTCATGGGATTGAACACGCAATTCCAGCACATCTTCTCCCATTTGGCGCGGCGGATATCCTTCGACAACTGACAGGGAATGCCGGCTGATGCAAAAAGATCGCGGATTTTGAGAAGCCGACCGCTCTCATATCCCATCAGTTCGCCGATGGCCACCGCCCCTTTCTTATAGTGATCAATGACCCCAGGCGCGGAAATCTTCGAATAGATATAGGCCACTCCGCCGACGACGCCATCGCGATTGATTCGAGCAATGAGCCGGTCTTCGGTATCGACACCGTTCTGCAAGGTAAGAATCACCGTGTGTTCGGTGAGCGCAGGCGCAAGTTGCCCCATGACTTCATCAAGATCGTACGCTTTGACGCCGAGGATGATGAGATCGGGACGCGGCAGCTCCCGCACATCCGACGCCGCCTTCGGTCGGACCGTGAACGATCCATTCGTGCTCCGAATCGTCAATCCGTTTTGGCGGACGGCTGTGAGCGTGTTTGGCCGGAGAAGGAATGCGACATCCGGATTGTTCTTGGCCAAGTGGGCTCCAAAAAACCCTCCCACGGACCCGGCTCCGACGATCAAGATCTGTTTCATTGGCGATCCTCATTCCATTGCATATCAAGCGGGCGTACTATAGCATGCCGCTCCACAGCGACACAGTAACCTTATCCCTCCGTTGACATGTATGTCTCGTGGATCGAATCTCACACTCTTGAAGGAACAGCTTTCCTCCGCCGCATCGATTACTGTGTTGACCGGCGCGGGCATTTCCGCTGATAGCGGTGTGCCGACCTTTCGCGGCACGGACGGCTTGTGGCGCAACTTTCGAGCCGAGGATCTCGCAACACCGGAAGCTTTTGAGCGTGATCCCCGACTCGTCTGGGAGTGGTACAACTGGCGACGCGAACTGGTCGCCGCAAAACTGCCGAATGCGGCTCACAACGCAGTCGTTGAGCTCGAGCGGCGCTGCTCGGACTTTTGGCTGATCACTCAGAACGTGGACGGGTTGCATCGGGACGCGGGCTCACAGAAACTCACCGAGATTCATGGCAACATCTGGAAAGTTCGTTGCACAGATTGCGGCGCGGTGGACGACAACCGCGACGTGCCCATTGCCATTTTGCCTACGTGTCGGCGTTGCGGGTCGTTGCTCCGCCCACACATCGTCTGGTTCGGCGAATCCCTGCTTGCCGCGGACATCGAGCAATGCTCTACGGTGCTCCGAAACTGCGATGTCTTGCTCGTCATTGGGACGTCTGGAGTAGTCTATCCTGCGGCAGGATTCGCCTCGATCGCGAAACAGGCCGGCGCGTTCGTCGCCGAAATCAATCTCGATTCCACGCCACAATCAGCGCTGGTCGATCTGTCGCTGCACGGCCGCGCAAAAGAGATCATGCCGTTATTGCTCGAGCCGCTGTAAGAGTGGAAGTACTTCGTCCAGGCTCGTGATGGTCTGAATATCCGGTTGCTGCTGCCTTCTTTCACGATCCAACAAGACGGCGTGTATCCCCGCTTTCCTCGCACCTTCCACATCGTCTCTGAGACTGTCCCCGACATGCAGAGCTTCATCAGGATCGGCTGCGTGTTTCTCCAGCGCGACGTGAAAGATTCGAGGAGCAGGTTTTGCCGCGTGAGTCAGGCTTGAAATCGTCACTGTGTCGAATGCCTCGGCAATCCCTAGTCCACGCATCACGGCAAATAGACGCGAATCAAAATTCGAGATGATTCCGATCTCCAGATCCAGCTCCTTGAGTTTCGCTAAGGTTGACGCTGTTTCCGGAAACAAGCACCAGGACCGGTGATCTTCAAACGCGCGAAAGACCTGATCGAAGAACTCGTCGAAGCGCTCGAACATCCCCACACGATAAAAGACGTTATGAACGATATCGAACCACCAGAGCCGTTCACTGTGTTTGATCTGTGCCGGGTCGGTGACGGCGAATACCGGCGGTGGGGCTTCGCGGAACGCTCGGCCAAACGCCTGTGTGATCGCCGCCGGGGAATCGGCTTTCTGGCGAAACCCAAACTCAACCGCGTGTCGGAGATAGATCTCCGCGACAGACCCACGCACATGAAACAGTGTGTCGGCGGCATCAAAAAACACAACTCGTATCGAGCGGCTCACAGTCGGTCTACCATGATCTCAGCCAGCACTCTCTTTCGTCCTGAAATACACCGTGAATACAAGTACATATCGAGCGTTTTCTTGACAAAGGATACCCCCCTTGCTAGCTTCGAAGAAACTAAAAAAGTAGGGGGAATGTGTCATGCCTTCGCCGATCTTCGTTGTCGACAGCAGCCCCGCGGTCAGACGAATGGTGGAACAGATCTCAGCTCCGGAAGGGTTTGAGGTCGTTGGGTTTCACGACGGACCGGCTGCCCTCGAAGCGGCTCGGCGAAGCAGCCCTGTGCTTATCATCGCCGACTACCACCTCGACAACATGACATTTTCGGGGTTCTGCAAAGAGATCAATAAGCTCGACAATCTCACCGAAACGTTCCTTGTGTCGTTGATTAACCCGGCGGATCGTCCTGACGAAAATCATCTCCGTACCTTAGGGGTCAAGGCATTTCTCAAGAAACCATTTCAATCCGAAGACCTGCTCGAAGTCCTCAAATCTCTGCAGCAAAAACCGGTGGGTGCCTCCAACGGCAAAGGCCTCACACGGCGGGCCTGGCCTCCGACATCAACCTCGACCGACATCGATGACGAGGTCGCGAGCGACCATTTGACGGGTGACGACGGGCAGGAAGAACCTGTTCTGAACGAGCGGGCCGCCACACCGCTGGCATCAATGGCATCACCGGCTTCCCATGCCGGGCCGGAAGACGCGATGAAGGGTTTCTTCGATCAGCTCGTGCAATCGATGACCAAACGGAGCGAGCAGGCGCTTGCCGATCTGCTGCCCAAAATGATCGACGAGAAACTCGCAACCCATGTTCGGCCTATCGTACAGAAAGAGTTGCAGGCTCAGCTCGGAAACATTCTCTCTCAGGAATACCTCGCGACCCTTATTCAACCTCTCGTCTCTCAGGCATTGCCATCGCTCATTAGAAAAGAACTTGCGGCCAGCGAACCGATCATTCGGCAAGCCGTCTCCGATGTGGCCAAACCCTCCATCGGAGAAAGTGTCGATCGGCTGGTACGAGAAGAGGTCGAGTCCGGTGTCCGTCAGCACTTACCCGCCGTTGTGCAGGAACAGGTGGGAACGATCAATCAGCTGGTCAAGGATGAGCTTCGACAGGCAGTGGAGAAACAGGCCCCATTGCTGGCTGACGACTTGGTGCGAGCCGCCGCCGAACAAACTGTCGAGCGGGCCGTTCAGCGAATCGTACCTGACATCGCCGAGCAGCACATCAAGGCGGAACTCAAGCGTCTGATCGATACCGAAGAACCCTCACACCCGTCTAAGCGCTAGCTTTCTTGCCCCGCTTCCCTCGCCGAGCCTTGGCCAGGGATTTCATCCGCTTGACGTTCTTTCGATGTTTCTTTCTCGTTTTCCGATCCTTCTCACGACCTCGTGCCATGGTCCTCCCTACAGTAGTTGAATTGATCACCAATCAGCGGGCGACTGTATAGCACATGCCTCCGCAGGTCACAAGCTGCGACTCGCGCCATTTTCTGTGTGAGACAGACATGCTAAGATGCCGACCTGACGTTTGGACTCCGATGGAACGATGACAATACGCCAACTCGACAAGACGTATGATCCGAAGGCCGTAGAAGACCGCTGGTCTCAGGAGTGGCTCACACACGGATACTTCCACGCTGCGTTGGAACAACCGGGGCAGCCGTATTGCATCGTGATTCCTCCACCCAACGTCACCGGATCACTTCATGTCGGTCACGCGCTCAACCATTCGCTGCAGGATATCCTGATCAGATGGCGGCGCATGCAGGGACAGAATACCCTCTGGCTTCCTGGAACCGATCACGCCGGTATTGCAACCCAGAATGTCGTGGAAAAACAGCTCGCAGCCGAAGGGCTGTCACGAGAAGCTCTGGGACGAGAACGGTTTATCGAACGAGTCTGGCAATGGAAGGCCACCTCCGGCGACACCATTGTCAGACAGCAGAAACGACTCGGCGAATCCTGCGATTGGGCTCGTCAGCGCTTCACGATGGATGAAGGGCTCTCGAAGGCAGTCCTCGAAGTCTTTGTGCGTCTTTACGAGGATGGCTTGATCTATCGCGGCGAGCGCCTCATCAACTGGTGTCCTCGCTGCCTGACCGCGCTCTCGGATATTGAGGTCGAGCATGAGGACGTCAAGGGCAGACTCTATTCGATCGAGTATCCGCTCGCCGATGATCCTGGTACCCGACTGACCGTCGCCACCACACGCCCGGAAACTCTGCTTGGCGACACGGCCGTCGCCGTTCATCCTGAAGACGACCGCTACAATCGCCTGATCGGCAGACAGATCAATCTGCCGCTCACCGGCAGGACGATTCCCGTCGTCGGCGATGCCATCCTCGTTGACCGCGAATTCGGCACCGGCGCCGTGAAAATTACGCCCGCTCACGACTTCAACGATTATGAAGCCGGCGAACGCCATCACTTGCCGCGGCTTCCAATCCTCGATCATCAGGCGCTGCTCGATACCTCCGGAATGCAAAAGGCTGGCGTCGACCGCGCCGTCATCGACACCCTTCAGGGGCTCCCGGTCGCCAAAGCGCGCCACAAGGTTGCGGAGCTGCTCAAGGAGCGTGGGCTCCTTGCGAAGGTCGAAGACCATAAGCTATCGGTTGGGAAATGCTACCGCTGCAAGACGGTGGTGGAGCCTTATCTGTCGCCGCAGTGGTTCGTGAAGATCAAGCCGCTGGCCATCCCGGCGATCGATGCTGTCGAGACCGGTAAGATTCGGATCATCCCCGAAGGTTGGATCAACAACTATCTTGGCTGGATGCGAGACATCAAAGATTGGTGTATCTCACGGCAGATTTGGTGGGGACACCAGATTCCAGCTTGGTACTGCCTCGCCTGTAACGCACAGCATATCGCCCGCACCACCCATCCGAGCCCCCAGGCAGGCCAATCTATTTCGCGTACAACGATTCTGCCAAGCGCCACACCCATCGTCGCGAAGTCCGCACCGGCGCGATGTCCGGCCTGCGGAGGATCGGAGTTTCTCCGGGACCCCGATGTCTTGGATACGTGGTTCTCCTCCGGTCTTTGGCCCTTCTCCACACTCGGATGGCCCGAGCAGACGCCGGAACTCAAGACCTACTATCCGACCTCGACCCTGGTGACGAGTTTCGACATTCTGTTTTTCTGGGTCGCCCGCATGATCATGTTCGGACTCAAGTTCATGGGCGATGTCCCCTTCCGCGACGTCTATATTCATGCTCTGGTGCGCGACGCCGAAGGGCAGAAGATGAGTAAATCCAAAGGCAACGTCATCGATCCGTTGCATGTCATGGAGCAGTTCGGGACCGATGCGCTCCGATTCACCCTGGCTTCCATGGCCTCACCCGGCCGGGACATCAAACTCGCCGAAGAACGCATCGAGGGGTATCGCAATTTCGCCAATAAGATCTGGAACGCCGCACGGTTCGCCCACATGTATCTCGACGGCCCAAAGGCTTCCTGTTCGCCGACCGATCGTCCGTTTCCCGACCGCTGGATCGTCAGCCGTCTCAACCAGGCGATTCAAACCGTGACGTTCGAACTGGAGGCCTATCGATTCGATCGTGCGGCCAATGCCTTGTACCAATTCATTTGGCACGAATACTGTGATTGGTATCTCGAGCTCATAAAGCCGGTCCTGCAAGATCCCGCGCATCCGCTAGGTCCGGTGACCAGACAGACCCTGCAGGACACGCTCGACATTTGGCTTCGTCTGCTCCATCCCTTCATGCCGTTCATCTCGGAAGAGATCTGGCAGACTCTTCCGCACAGCGGCGAGACGATCGTCACGCAACCCTACCCGACCGCTCGGGCGTCCCAACATGACGCAGCAGCCGAAGCCGCCTTCGGTCTGCTCG is a genomic window containing:
- a CDS encoding valine--tRNA ligase, whose protein sequence is MTIRQLDKTYDPKAVEDRWSQEWLTHGYFHAALEQPGQPYCIVIPPPNVTGSLHVGHALNHSLQDILIRWRRMQGQNTLWLPGTDHAGIATQNVVEKQLAAEGLSREALGRERFIERVWQWKATSGDTIVRQQKRLGESCDWARQRFTMDEGLSKAVLEVFVRLYEDGLIYRGERLINWCPRCLTALSDIEVEHEDVKGRLYSIEYPLADDPGTRLTVATTRPETLLGDTAVAVHPEDDRYNRLIGRQINLPLTGRTIPVVGDAILVDREFGTGAVKITPAHDFNDYEAGERHHLPRLPILDHQALLDTSGMQKAGVDRAVIDTLQGLPVAKARHKVAELLKERGLLAKVEDHKLSVGKCYRCKTVVEPYLSPQWFVKIKPLAIPAIDAVETGKIRIIPEGWINNYLGWMRDIKDWCISRQIWWGHQIPAWYCLACNAQHIARTTHPSPQAGQSISRTTILPSATPIVAKSAPARCPACGGSEFLRDPDVLDTWFSSGLWPFSTLGWPEQTPELKTYYPTSTLVTSFDILFFWVARMIMFGLKFMGDVPFRDVYIHALVRDAEGQKMSKSKGNVIDPLHVMEQFGTDALRFTLASMASPGRDIKLAEERIEGYRNFANKIWNAARFAHMYLDGPKASCSPTDRPFPDRWIVSRLNQAIQTVTFELEAYRFDRAANALYQFIWHEYCDWYLELIKPVLQDPAHPLGPVTRQTLQDTLDIWLRLLHPFMPFISEEIWQTLPHSGETIVTQPYPTARASQHDAAAEAAFGLLEQSIGLMRTARVLLNYPPGKEVRFFVTHEEAAALATLASLEQNLAHLGRGQVSLAPALQWPASKVLRLVSGGITVGVSVEGDVDLKKALDRLVKQVGEADKEAQRLQSKLNNTDFVSKAPPDVIADHEGRLRALARDRTMLTSSEQQLRLMLGQ